In the Leptotrichia sp. oral taxon 847 genome, one interval contains:
- a CDS encoding GNAT family N-acetyltransferase gives MKIKIRRANKDDIDGLNILLYQVHGVHVNGRPDIFKKGEKKFSDKELKELLKDDTKPIFVATDENNNILGHCFCVFREVKNDKSLCDRKVLYIDDLCVDKNIRNSGIGKKLYEYVLNFAKENNFNSVTLEVWNFNGSALKFYEKIGFLPLKTLMEKQI, from the coding sequence GTGAAAATAAAAATTAGAAGAGCTAATAAAGATGATATTGATGGATTAAATATACTTTTATATCAAGTCCATGGAGTTCACGTAAATGGCAGACCTGATATTTTTAAAAAAGGCGAAAAGAAATTTAGTGACAAAGAATTGAAAGAATTATTAAAAGATGATACAAAGCCAATCTTTGTGGCAACCGATGAAAATAATAATATTTTGGGACATTGTTTTTGTGTATTTCGTGAAGTGAAAAATGATAAAAGTTTGTGCGACAGAAAAGTTTTATATATTGATGATTTATGTGTGGATAAAAATATTAGAAATAGTGGAATTGGAAAAAAGTTGTATGAATATGTGCTAAATTTTGCAAAAGAAAATAATTTCAATAGTGTTACATTGGAAGTTTGGAATTTTAACGGGAGTGCGCTTAAATTTTATGAAAAAATAGGATTTTTGCCATTGAAAACATTGATGGAAAAACAAATTTAA
- a CDS encoding TIGR00282 family metallophosphoesterase, with translation MKFLIIGDVVGEPGRNTLFKFLEKRKQNYDFIIVNGENSAGGFGINVKIAEQFFSHGADVITLGNHSWDKKEIYPYINEHKNLIRPINFSKEAPGNGFIVVEKNGVKVAVINAQGKVFMPPIACPFLTVEEILPEIKKETDIVVLDFHAEATSEKQAMGWNLTGKVSVVYGTHTHTQTADERILPGGTAFISDVGMTGGHDGILGMNRKESIQKFKDGMPNRYSVCKENPKINGIEVEVNEKTGKAFSIKRINMSYDEI, from the coding sequence ATGAAATTTTTGATAATTGGAGATGTAGTCGGAGAGCCTGGAAGAAATACTTTGTTTAAATTTTTGGAAAAAAGAAAGCAAAATTATGATTTTATAATTGTAAATGGAGAAAACTCAGCTGGAGGATTTGGGATAAATGTAAAAATAGCTGAACAGTTTTTTTCCCATGGAGCGGATGTAATTACACTAGGAAATCATAGCTGGGACAAAAAAGAAATTTATCCATATATAAATGAGCATAAAAATTTAATTAGACCGATTAATTTTTCCAAAGAAGCTCCAGGAAATGGGTTTATAGTAGTTGAGAAAAATGGAGTAAAAGTTGCAGTTATCAATGCACAGGGAAAAGTTTTTATGCCACCGATTGCCTGTCCATTTTTAACTGTGGAAGAAATTTTGCCTGAAATAAAAAAAGAAACGGATATAGTTGTGCTTGATTTTCACGCTGAAGCAACTTCAGAAAAACAAGCTATGGGGTGGAATTTGACTGGGAAAGTATCTGTGGTATATGGAACCCACACGCATACACAAACTGCTGATGAGAGAATTTTACCAGGGGGAACAGCTTTTATTTCTGATGTTGGAATGACTGGCGGACATGATGGAATTTTAGGGATGAATAGAAAAGAAAGCATTCAAAAATTTAAAGATGGGATGCCAAATAGATATTCTGTCTGTAAAGAAAATCCTAAAATAAATGGGATAGAAGTGGAAGTAAACGAAAAAACTGGAAAAGCTTTCTCAATTAAAAGAATAAACATGAGCTATGACGAAATTTAA
- the prmA gene encoding 50S ribosomal protein L11 methyltransferase, whose translation MKWIKVKIDYFSDNLKETKAKLVNIFEEVGIKQMEFVDYFSDNSLDYSVNFKNKNDIWSIIGYIIYNRFAQTKLNIIYENVNKISKDDKNFMSEIYTLRCSDEEWQDEWKKYFHTVNITPNIVIKPSWDNYEVKGNETVIEIDPGLAFGTGTHETTSLCVEFLEKYAKGKNNLLDIGCGSGILMLIAKKLGVNKVTGIDIDEKVEKVVYENFRKNNIENNYKVVIGNLVDDVSKKYDLVVSNILVDVLIELLKNIEKTLENEATVIFSGILKEKEDIFLKETLKYNLKNIDRNEKNNWVSLVFKYKKI comes from the coding sequence ATGAAGTGGATAAAAGTAAAAATTGATTATTTTTCAGACAACTTGAAAGAGACAAAAGCAAAATTAGTAAATATTTTTGAAGAAGTTGGGATAAAACAAATGGAATTTGTTGATTACTTTTCTGATAATTCCTTGGACTACAGTGTGAATTTTAAAAATAAAAATGATATTTGGAGCATAATTGGATACATCATTTACAATCGTTTTGCACAAACTAAATTAAATATAATTTATGAAAATGTCAATAAAATTTCAAAAGATGATAAAAATTTTATGTCTGAAATTTATACTTTACGGTGTTCTGATGAAGAGTGGCAAGACGAGTGGAAAAAATATTTTCACACAGTGAATATAACACCAAATATCGTAATTAAGCCAAGTTGGGATAATTATGAAGTAAAGGGCAATGAAACTGTGATAGAAATTGATCCAGGACTTGCTTTTGGGACAGGGACTCACGAGACGACTTCACTATGTGTAGAATTTTTAGAAAAATATGCAAAAGGCAAAAATAATTTACTTGATATTGGATGCGGTTCTGGAATTTTAATGCTAATCGCCAAAAAATTGGGGGTTAATAAAGTTACTGGAATTGATATTGATGAAAAAGTTGAAAAAGTTGTCTATGAAAATTTTAGAAAAAATAATATTGAAAATAATTATAAAGTCGTAATTGGAAATTTAGTCGATGATGTTTCCAAAAAGTATGATTTGGTGGTTTCAAATATATTAGTTGATGTTTTGATAGAACTGTTAAAAAATATTGAAAAAACTTTGGAAAATGAAGCAACAGTAATCTTTTCTGGAATTTTAAAGGAAAAAGAAGATATATTTTTAAAAGAAACGCTAAAATATAATTTAAAAAATATTGACAGAAATGAAAAAAATAACTGGGTATCTTTAGTTTTTAAATATAAAAAAATTTAA
- the cmk gene encoding (d)CMP kinase — protein MIIAIDGPAGSGKSTIAKELANELDFVYLDTGAMYRLVTLKALNEKISFDSLKNIVDLSENKNNNSDFEIIQNMKKILENLNIDIKKNRFFLDEIDVSDEIRKPVVSENVSNVAKIKQVREKLVGLQRKFSKSKNVILDGRDIGTVVFPNAELKIFLVADAMERAKRRYKELILKNEDITLDEIYKNILERDKIDSTRKESPLVKAQDAFEIDTTFKTIEEVKDDIKSLLRKSAK, from the coding sequence ATGATAATTGCAATAGATGGACCTGCTGGAAGTGGGAAAAGCACGATTGCTAAAGAGTTAGCAAATGAACTTGACTTTGTGTATTTGGATACAGGAGCGATGTATAGACTTGTCACGTTGAAAGCGTTGAATGAAAAAATTTCATTTGATTCTTTGAAAAATATTGTAGATCTATCAGAAAATAAAAACAATAATTCTGATTTTGAAATTATTCAAAATATGAAAAAAATTTTGGAAAATTTGAATATTGATATTAAAAAAAATAGATTTTTTTTAGATGAAATTGATGTAAGTGATGAGATCAGAAAGCCTGTAGTTTCTGAAAATGTGTCAAATGTTGCAAAAATTAAACAAGTGCGAGAAAAACTAGTTGGTTTGCAAAGAAAGTTTTCTAAATCTAAAAATGTCATTTTGGACGGTCGGGATATTGGGACAGTTGTTTTTCCAAATGCCGAACTAAAAATATTCTTGGTGGCGGATGCAATGGAAAGGGCTAAAAGACGGTACAAAGAGTTAATTTTAAAAAATGAGGACATAACTTTAGATGAGATTTATAAAAATATTTTAGAGCGAGATAAAATTGATTCTACGAGAAAAGAATCACCTTTGGTAAAAGCGCAAGATGCTTTTGAGATTGATACAACTTTTAAGACAATCGAAGAAGTTAAAGATGATATAAAAAGTCTTTTAAGAAAATCAGCCAAATAG
- a CDS encoding HU family DNA-binding protein, whose protein sequence is MSKKEFVDAYAKATGETKKRAEELVNQFLETVEGALVNGDSVQFVGWGTFEVKERAARTGINPQTKKEIQIPAKNVVKFKVGKKLADNVANAK, encoded by the coding sequence ATGTCAAAAAAAGAATTTGTTGATGCTTATGCAAAAGCGACAGGAGAAACTAAAAAGAGAGCTGAAGAATTAGTAAATCAATTTCTTGAAACAGTGGAAGGAGCTTTAGTAAACGGTGATTCTGTTCAGTTTGTTGGATGGGGAACATTTGAAGTAAAAGAAAGAGCAGCAAGAACTGGAATTAATCCTCAAACTAAAAAAGAAATTCAAATACCTGCAAAAAATGTAGTTAAATTCAAAGTAGGTAAAAAATTAGCTGACAACGTAGCAAACGCTAAATAA